One part of the Actinotignum schaalii genome encodes these proteins:
- the rpmE gene encoding 50S ribosomal protein L31, translated as MKQGIHPDYHEVSVTCTCGNEFTTRSTYNGDHMRVEVCNNCHPFYTGKQKILDTGGRVARFEARYGKRKK; from the coding sequence ATGAAGCAGGGAATCCATCCCGATTACCACGAGGTCTCCGTGACCTGCACCTGCGGTAATGAGTTCACCACCCGTTCCACCTACAACGGTGATCATATGCGCGTGGAAGTGTGCAATAACTGCCACCCGTTCTACACCGGCAAGCAGAAGATCCTGGATACCGGTGGGCGCGTGGCTCGCTTCGAGGCACGCTACGGCAAGCGCAAGAAGTAA
- the rho gene encoding transcription termination factor Rho produces the protein MTETPTSGAISTMRVPQLRALAEELGLDIDPKAKKADLLAAIREVRPARRGRPRKEDSLANITKAPEKSAAATTAKTAAKKESAKAAEAAPAAAEAPAEAPAPARKTRTARSAAASAPSAESAPVAAPAAAAASTATSTAPREEREDREERKVRRRVRRDHREPVHIDLPEPKQEAGQAARRSDSLSDENTLAALDAIGDAAERRAGDHHDTASERRRRKRNRRGEEHEEARRSRRTSDRTERTDRGEGAERADHEAETAAPAVKVEREERQEIPAGKRQAEDTLVPVAGIVDTQGNQMVLRTGGYLPGPNDAQISTALVRQYGLRRGDAVVGAIRQHDEDNSSHNNRNNKRNPRRRYNNQNNNRSGNQLVQVDTINSLPAAEAARRPDFNKLTPVYPNEILRLETERKGLSTRAIDLVAPIGKGQRGLIVSPPKAGKTMIMQQIAKAIAANDPEVHIMVVLVDERPEEVTDMRRIVKGEVIASTFDRPASDHTIVSELAIERAKRLVELGQDVVVLLDSLTRLSRAYNLAAPASGRILSGGVDAAALYPPKKFFGAARNIENGGSLTIIASALVETGSKMDEVIFEEFKGTGNMELRLSRQLADRRIFPAIDINASGTRREELLYKPEELKVIWQLRRALGTLGVDEAADFVLKRMRNTENNAEFLVSIMRSMQGSRGE, from the coding sequence GTGACGGAAACCCCAACATCAGGCGCAATCTCAACGATGCGGGTGCCGCAGCTGCGCGCGCTCGCCGAAGAACTCGGCCTGGACATTGACCCGAAAGCTAAGAAGGCGGACCTGCTCGCGGCCATTCGCGAAGTTCGCCCCGCGCGGCGCGGGCGGCCCCGCAAGGAAGATAGCCTCGCCAATATTACGAAGGCACCCGAAAAGTCCGCTGCTGCCACCACGGCAAAGACCGCAGCGAAGAAGGAAAGCGCGAAGGCCGCAGAAGCGGCTCCGGCCGCCGCGGAAGCTCCGGCTGAGGCTCCGGCTCCGGCCCGGAAAACTCGCACGGCCCGCTCCGCAGCGGCCTCGGCACCCAGCGCGGAAAGCGCTCCGGTAGCAGCCCCCGCGGCCGCCGCTGCTTCCACCGCCACCTCCACCGCACCCCGGGAGGAACGGGAAGATCGCGAGGAGCGCAAGGTGCGGCGCCGGGTGCGCCGGGATCACCGCGAACCGGTGCATATTGATCTGCCCGAACCGAAGCAGGAAGCCGGCCAGGCCGCGCGCCGCTCCGATTCCCTCAGCGATGAAAATACTCTCGCGGCCCTGGATGCCATTGGCGATGCCGCGGAACGCCGCGCCGGTGACCACCATGACACCGCTTCGGAGCGCCGCCGCCGCAAGCGCAACCGCCGCGGTGAGGAACATGAAGAAGCCCGCCGCTCCCGGCGTACCTCGGATCGCACCGAGCGCACGGACCGTGGCGAAGGTGCGGAGCGCGCCGATCATGAGGCGGAAACCGCCGCCCCGGCCGTGAAGGTTGAGCGTGAAGAACGGCAGGAGATTCCGGCCGGCAAGCGCCAGGCGGAAGATACCCTCGTTCCCGTTGCCGGCATTGTGGATACCCAGGGTAACCAGATGGTGCTGCGCACCGGCGGCTACCTGCCCGGCCCCAATGACGCGCAGATTTCCACCGCGCTGGTTCGCCAGTACGGCCTGCGCCGCGGGGATGCCGTGGTGGGTGCGATCCGCCAGCACGATGAGGATAATTCCTCGCATAATAATCGCAATAACAAGCGCAATCCGCGCCGTCGTTACAATAACCAGAACAATAATCGTTCCGGTAACCAGCTCGTTCAGGTGGATACTATTAATTCCCTGCCCGCAGCTGAAGCGGCGCGCCGCCCGGACTTCAATAAGCTCACCCCGGTTTATCCGAATGAGATTTTGCGCCTGGAAACCGAGCGCAAGGGCCTGTCCACCCGCGCCATTGACCTGGTTGCCCCCATCGGGAAGGGCCAGCGCGGCCTCATCGTTTCCCCGCCCAAGGCCGGGAAAACCATGATTATGCAGCAGATCGCCAAGGCGATTGCCGCCAACGATCCCGAGGTTCATATCATGGTGGTTCTCGTGGATGAACGCCCCGAAGAAGTCACGGATATGCGCCGCATCGTCAAGGGTGAAGTGATTGCTTCCACCTTTGACCGCCCGGCCTCGGATCACACCATCGTTTCCGAACTGGCTATCGAGCGCGCCAAGCGCCTGGTGGAACTCGGCCAGGATGTGGTGGTGCTCCTCGATTCCCTCACCCGCCTCTCGCGTGCCTACAACCTCGCGGCTCCGGCCTCGGGGCGCATCCTCTCCGGTGGTGTGGATGCCGCGGCGCTCTACCCGCCCAAGAAGTTCTTCGGTGCGGCCCGCAATATCGAAAACGGCGGCTCGCTCACGATTATCGCCTCCGCGCTGGTGGAAACCGGATCGAAGATGGACGAAGTTATTTTCGAAGAATTCAAGGGCACCGGCAATATGGAGCTGCGCCTTTCGCGCCAGCTCGCGGACCGGCGTATCTTCCCGGCTATCGATATCAATGCCTCGGGTACCCGCCGCGAAGAACTGCTCTACAAGCCCGAAGAACTCAAGGTCATCTGGCAGCTGCGCCGGGCCCTGGGCACCCTCGGGGTGGACGAAGCGGCCGATTTCGTGCTCAAGCGCATGCGCAATACCGAAAATAACGCGGAATTCCTCGTGTCGATTATGCGTTCTATGCAAGGATCGCGCGGCGAATAA